DNA from Musa acuminata AAA Group cultivar baxijiao chromosome BXJ1-5, Cavendish_Baxijiao_AAA, whole genome shotgun sequence:
TATTTGAGACGAGGAAAGTAACCCAGCAGAAAATGTTATAATTTCATATAGTTGATAGcagaaatgaattaagtaatcccTACCTAACATGCTCTCAGTAAGGCCATCACCCTATATTCCTTCCCCCTTATAGTTTCGCACCTTTTGTAATGGGTTTTGAGGACTGAAATTTATCACAACACAAAATCTCATTTCTAGTCAAACACAAAGTCACCTAAGCCTCCAACTCcatcatcaaaaaaattcttactcttaattaaattagaaaacCCATCAAAACTACTCCTAGCCATCTTTCTCCCTTGGAGACCCAAAAACCATCACAAGCAAGAGGAAACAGACATGGATTCTCTGTTCCCATATCCAATTCACCGATCAGGTAATTGCACAAATCTTTAGGAGGTCTGATGTTTTAATGGACGGCCATCCTGCATGCATTtgtatgttttttattttatagCTAGATTAGACATCATCGCCTATTGCAGAAGTTCCACCGAGATCGAATGTCAAAAAATGAGCAAACATGAAGAAATTCGTAGAAATTCCTTCCAATAGGGTAAGGAACTGCTCTTGGGAAATCAGTAAAGAAAACTGAAAGAAAGGAAGATAGATAGAAAGAAACAGAAACGAATAGAGCGAAGAAGAAAACAGTTGTGGGGTTTCCATTTACAGAGGTGGGCGACGCGAGGGTTGAGGGTCTCGATCTCGTTGGCGACGCGTAGGATGGGGACGAGCTCGCTGTCGACCGACGAGGAGGGTCGCCTCTTCCTCCTGCGGCACGTTCAGCATTGTCGGCTTCCTAGACTGTGTCCGCCTGACCTTCGAATCAGCGGAGCCGTTCCCTCCTCTGCCGGGAGGATGTTTGCTACCGCTCGCCATCTCCTGCTGCTCTCTCGTTTCTTGCGTTTCTTCTTATTGTTCTTGATGTCGTTTCTTGATCTTCTTGCTCCAAGGGAAGGAGGGTCGGTGGGAGCGAAGCTGCTGGGGCGAGAGAGCGAGCATCATTGCTATATGTTTGGGCTCTCCGTACGTCGAGTGTAGACGAAGGAAGAGCGAGCATCATTGCTATATGTGGTAGGAAAAGAAGAAGACAGAAACCAAGAAGCGAGAGATCAAAGGAAGACGAAGGGGCGGTGGTGACGGCGGTGCAGCGATAGGTGGCGGAGCCAAAGACTCATCAATTAGTGATGTGACTGACGTTTTTGTTTTCGGAGCCTAGGAATCGATTCATCACTATCGATCCAAGGTTTACAAAATGATTTATATGGGAGATTATTGCACCTCCTTACTTCGTATAAtcactttaaaaataataaaatatacttttttaattatcaattatattttgaataattttttttaaaaaatctttaactttataatttttttcagcacctttattttaaaaaattctgataaagtattaattttttttataaataattattttattactaTATCTAACTTattgtttgatattattatttttccccTATGTCCCATCAGATTTGTCGTAGAAAAGAATGTCATCGTCGTATCCCCTTCTTACTCTTGCAAGGGTAGTGAGAGTCATCGTCATGTGTGGTTCTTCTTTGCTCATGCAATCTTTCTTCCTCTATGCTTCGTTGGATTTGTCATAGGAGTCATCTCGTGTAATTTTTCCTCCCTCTACCCTATCAAATCTAACGTGGAATATGTTGTCACGACCTTTCCTTACTCATGCAAAGGTGTCGAGGGCCATTATCATTGTACCCTCTCCTTACTCGTGTGAGGGTACCACATACAAGAACTGATCTAATAAAATGAATAAGACGTAAGGACGACGACAAACACAATATAAAAAGCGAAGGCAACGGTACAAAGTTAAAAAgagaatttttcaaatggtgttaCGTGAGAATTCACccttatatttttatttctcataatatttaattttcataTATGTAATATCATTTTCTAACTCTGACATAactctaaaaatattaaattactctaacaaatataaaaaattctTACATCTTCTCACTCTTCATATCCTCTAATAAAAAATCTTATTATCTAACGGATTTTTAAATGCACTTGAAcgaaaattaagaatattttaatatatttcaaaataaatcctCATTCCTTTTTAATTAACCATAGAGTTTAAGTATATAAAGAGCTGTAGCGTATAATTCTCCAATATATTTCCCAACATTTACAGGCCTCTGAAGCTGTATACATTTGGCAATCCAGATTCCATGAAAGTAGATGAGAAACAGAGAAGGAAACATGAGGAGAAGAAACAAATATCTTGGACAAAAAAAATGCTCGAGTAAACCTCGCTTGATCAAGAGCATCTGTGGCTTCTTCCTGGGCCGCCGTAGTAGAAGTAGTTCCCCCACACCCGGTTGATTCCGCCGTGTATGTCGTAGCAATTTGGATGATCCGCAAGCACCCGTAGATTTGGTACAGGGATCAAGCTATTGTCCCAGTCCACAACCTGCAAGCTGCGGAAATAAGAAGCTTTCCCGAAGCCTTCCCCGGCATAATGTCCGCTGCCCATCTCGGTGGAGGTGTGGAGCCCCAGCGGCTGCGTGTTCACGATTTCTCCTCCGAACTGTACCATGCTCGCATGCTCCGACAAGTGGGTGAACAGGAACGAGGGCCAGTAGCCTAACAGCACACCTGTTCCCAGCTCCAGCCACCAGTTCCCGTGGTCTGGATCCTGTACATGTACAACACATCATCGACCCTCTGAACTCACACGTACACCATGTCGATCGATGTGTTATGGCGATGGCACTACCACGTACCTTCCACACGAGGAGACTGAGATCGTACTGGCCGCCACTGTAGGCTGACACCGGAGAGATTGCAGCTCCGATGGCGATCATGTTATTGGTTTGGATGAAACCCGAACAGAGAAGGTTATAGCATCCCGTTGCTTGATATGCATCGCTCTACAAAAATTCAAGATGAGTTGCATGCAGATGATTAGATCATTACTCCCATTTTAGAGTGAGTGATTTATCCTTACCGTCCAGTAGGTGAAGAACCTTGGAGAAGTATCACCATACAGCTGCGGGCTCACCTGAGGCAAAAAAATTACATTCGAATTGGGCTAAAGGAGTTCGTGAGAAAGGACTAATCGTGTTCATCATGAATTAGTAGTACCTGCCATCCAGCTTCGATGGTGTTCAGATCACTGCCAAAAGTTCCGGAGATGAGCCATATCTGTGATAAGCTGAATTCATCAGGACTGGAGACCTTAGGTGCCCACACATTTAGGCTTGCTTTCGCGCCATAGTATTGATCTCCCACTACATACCCTACTGCATGCTGTAATCATGGATTCGTTCAAAGAGATGTTAGATTGCTGTTGACACAAAGAGAATTTAGGCTTTGATGAGCAAAAGATAATGTCAAGCCACCACTGAAACTAACCTCATGCCCGCTGCTCTCAGAGTCATGCCTTGTTCTCACTGCTGGCTTCCTGCCAAATCTCTTCACTGAGCTGGCACGCAAGATGTCTTCTTCTTTCGTCCTCTTGATGGCAACAGTTCCATCCGGACATGACTCCCCGGAAGTCCGCCACAACTGGAAGCTGTCATCGGTTGTGGTGCCAGCTGGATTATGGCCTCTGGGTCTCTCCGGCGGATCCTGCAAGAACTCAAGCCAACGAAGCTTTTAGCCTTCCCAAGATCCATGTACGAGGGTGAGATCAACGGAAGGAGTTTTGCATTACCAGAGGTTTCAATCCTTTCAGTCTGGGGTGATCAAATGCGGGTTGGAGATGAGAGAGCACACAGTCTATGAGATCACCGTCCGGACTCTGTTTAATAGGCCCAAAAGAAAGAAACTTGAAGACTTTGGTTccagaaagaacaagaaaagaacTAGTAAGCATTTGGAACCACCTGAATTGTCTTCACAGGTGGCTTGTTCAGCCTCTTGACATGGGCTCTTATCCTCCTGTACTTCCGAAGCTCTTCGCCGGGCCGGAACGTGTTGTTTGCTGCGGCTTCCGAGAAGACAGGACTGATAGCGGCAAGGAGAAGAACACCCAGAGGGAGGAGTGTCATTGGAAGAGACTTGCAGTAGCTAGAAGCCGTTTCTATGAGATTTTGGAGTTGCGGTCCTTCTCATTTTCTCCCTCTTCCACCAGAAAACGCAGCTCTCATCTATTCTGCAATTAACCACCATTTCCGGAGCTCTGACAACACATATGATGTCTCTCCTTTTCTGTCTTCTGAACAGCTTCGAAAAAACTCTCTAGCATGAAGTGATGGATTGAATGTAATAAGAGGTCGTGGTTGAAGCGATTtccactctctctctccctctcttttctTCCTAAAATGATGTAATCTATATAGATGGGTGTAGAAAAGAAAGAGGTCAGGTATCAGAATACATCCAACAATGGCCAGCATCTTtagctttttcttttcatttctttgTTCTCTCTCATTCCTTTCTTTTGGTTTTAAAGGAGGCATTCAACTTGATTCTGGGTGTCCCCCTGAGTTCTTTTTCTCATTTCCCTAGATGTCTTGTGTCAGCCATTGTTTTCTTTGAGGAGGCCTGTGTCAGTTTTTGTTAGGTGATGAAGATTTTAGATGACAAAACAATGGCCTGTGCTTAACCTTCAAATCTCATGTGGGTTGTGCATCCATCAAATTCACCAATCAGGAAGAACTGCACTATGCTTATGCTTTGCTGTTAATGCTACATTCTGAGTCCAAAGTTTCCACAAAATCTGGGACCATCATAAAACCCAAAGCAGCTGCCTAGCGATAGGTACATGTTTTATGTAATAGCTTGTGGGACAACcagaaagaagagaaggggagaagaaaaagaagacaccTGCGAATGGTGCTGTCTCAAGGTGGGGACTCCACCTTTGGTTCTGTTCTATCTGCCACCATCGATGATGCTTCCCATTCACACAACACACTCTGTTGGCCTAATGCTTTTGATCTGTTCTCTCCAGCTGCCGAACTCACATACGTAGCATTCCAACACGAAGCAGAGCGAAGGATGCCAACGCAGTTAAAGATATCCtagtttatttttctttcttcttcctttcttttgctttatttttcttgATCTCCTTTATTTGTTGTTCATATTAAATCAGTAGTTTCGCTCCGACCTTTGTCAAatgagcttttttttttctttttgttggacCAAAAAGACTCAAATAAATTCATGTAAATCTTTTGGGTTCATGTGGTTGGCTGGTGCTCCATAACAATTTGACCACATGAAACTTCATATGTTATTCATCTAGCAGCTCACTGtgccaaaaaaaatattcttacatgataaacaaaagcttagaaaaaaaattatttattattttataaaaaataattacccGAGACAAATGAGTATGGTTATGAGCTATAAAAACTGACCTCCCTATAACACTTTATTAAAAGTGAGCTTTTGTTTTTGATAGTAAAGAGAGAATATTCTGTAAAATATTATGTAATGAGACGACCTTTAACCAACTTTAATGATCTCAATTCAATTTTTTGTCTGTATATGCGATAAAAGTGGAGATAACTTGCAAATACTTGCCCATGTTCACATAGGCAAATCAATGGAGGACAGCTTTAGTCTCCTCCTTTCAACCTAGACACCACACAGAAACTATGTATTGCATGGTGATTGATTATTGATATCCTCCTATCATTTATCCCTCCCCCTCGAAGGTGTACTTTGAGAGCTCTTTGACGATAGTCTTGAAGTATGATATTTGGTTATG
Protein-coding regions in this window:
- the LOC135673453 gene encoding protein neprosin-like, with the protein product MTLLPLGVLLLAAISPVFSEAAANNTFRPGEELRKYRRIRAHVKRLNKPPVKTIQSPDGDLIDCVLSHLQPAFDHPRLKGLKPLDPPERPRGHNPAGTTTDDSFQLWRTSGESCPDGTVAIKRTKEEDILRASSVKRFGRKPAVRTRHDSESSGHEHAVGYVVGDQYYGAKASLNVWAPKVSSPDEFSLSQIWLISGTFGSDLNTIEAGWQVSPQLYGDTSPRFFTYWTSDAYQATGCYNLLCSGFIQTNNMIAIGAAISPVSAYSGGQYDLSLLVWKDPDHGNWWLELGTGVLLGYWPSFLFTHLSEHASMVQFGGEIVNTQPLGLHTSTEMGSGHYAGEGFGKASYFRSLQVVDWDNSLIPVPNLRVLADHPNCYDIHGGINRVWGNYFYYGGPGRSHRCS